A stretch of Geotrypetes seraphini chromosome 2, aGeoSer1.1, whole genome shotgun sequence DNA encodes these proteins:
- the LOC117355042 gene encoding oocyte zinc finger protein XlCOF15-like yields MEGVDGDGAEIWNVQTSSHLNSKQKGSVEREADGSKCVSDLPDSTSQPSSLAPEKSFKCPECYELFEDKGCLEAHLETHTGQRTFICSECGKSLSCEEYLSSHECMLKGKRSFICPKCDKVFSPKSDFVRHLKIHTGERPYHCTVCGKNFGHKSDFMRHQKIHTGEGAHKCAECGRKFNQRSDFVMHQRTHTGERPFSCPECGKSFNHKGTLKTHQRIHVGTENM; encoded by the coding sequence ATGGAAGGCGTTGATGGAGATGGTGCTGAAATCTGGAATGTCCAGACCAGCTCTCACTTAAATTCAAAGCAAAAGGGCTCGGTAGAGAGAGAAGCTGATGGATCGAAATGTGTGAGTGACCTCCCAGACAGCACTTCACAGCCAAGCAGTCTAGCTCCAGAGAAATCTTTCAAGTGTCCTGAATGTTATGAATTATTTGAGGATAAGGGGTGTTTAGAAGCCCACCTGGAAACACATACCGGACAAAGGACATTTATCTGTtctgaatgtgggaaaagcttgaGCTGTGAAGAATATCTTTCATCGCACGAGTGTATGCTGAAAGGAAAAAGATCCTTTATATGTCCTAAATGTGATAAGGTCTTCAGCCCCAAGTCGGACTTTGTACGACACTTGAAAATTCACACGGGAGAGAGGCCTTATCACTGCACGGTGTGTGGAAAGAACTTCGGGCACAAATCTGACTTTATGAGACACCAGAAAATCCACACGGGAGAAGGTGCTCACAAGTGTGCTGAATGTGGGAGGAAATTTAATCAAAGATCAGACTTTGTAATGCATCAGCGCACACACACTGGAGAGAGACCTTTTAGTTGTCCTGAGTGTGGGAAGAGCTTTAATCACAAAGGAACACTGAAGACGCACCAGAGAATCCATGTAGGGACTGAGAACatgtga
- the LOC117355689 gene encoding zinc finger protein OZF-like, which yields MEDGIEPQDVQIGSQKDDPENKLSCPERETDNRSNLNGKQKGSVVRAKCATDPRGSTARPSSLAPEKAFKCPEVYDMFENKGRLEVHLETHTGQKSFICSECGKSLSHEEYLSSHVCTLKGKRSFICPQCDKVFSPKSDFVRHLKIHTGERPYHCTVCGKNFGQKSDFMRHQKIHTGEGAHRCAECGRNFSQRSDFIMHQRTHTGERPFQCPECGKSFNHKGTLKTHQRIHVGLRPYKCTECGKSFNQQGTLITHLRIHTGQRPYPCTECGKSFKRTGTLKRHQRIHTGDRPYECTECGKSFNQQSHFRMHQNIHTGNRPFKCTLCGKSFNQKSHFRMHQNTHSGERPYQCGDCGKRFGQRGHLLRHQKLHTRDSSQPQLLCILGRDEEMVAVDLSA from the coding sequence ATGGAGGATGGCATTGAACCGCAGGACGTCCAGATCGGCTCTCAGAAAGATGACCCAGAAAACAAACTCTCATGTccagagagagaaacagacaACAGGAGTAACTTAAATGGAAAACAGAAGGGCTCAGTGGTGAGAGCGAAATGTGCGACTGACCCCAGAGGCAGCACTGCCCGGCCGAGCAGTCTAGCTCCAGAGAAAGCTTTCAAGTGTCCTGAAGTTTATGATATGTTTGAAAATAAGGGGCGTTTAGAAGTTCACCTAGAAACACATACTGGACAAAAATCATTTATCTGTtctgaatgtgggaaaagcttgaGCCATGAAGAATACCTTTCATCGCACGTGTGTACGCTCAAAGGAAAAAGATCCTTCATATGTCCTCAGTGTGATAAGGTCTTCAGCCCCAAGTCGGACTTTGTACGACACTTGAAAATTCACACGGGAGAGAGGCCTTACCACTGCACAGTGTGTGGCAAGAACTTTGGccagaaatctgattttatgagGCACCAGAAAATCCACACGGGAGAAGGCGCTCACAGATGCGCTGAATGCGGGAGGAATTTTAGTCAGAGGTCGGACTTTATAATGCATCAGCGCACGCACACTGGAGAGAGGCCATTTCAGTGTCCCGAGTGTGGTAAGAGCTTCAACCACAAAGGAACACTGAAGACACACCAGAGGATTCATGTGGGGCTGAGACCGTACAAGTGTACGGAGTGTGGGAAGAGCTTCAACCAACAGGGCACTCTGATCACCCACCTGAGAATTCACACGGGGCAAAGACCCTATCCATGCACCGAGTGCGGGAAGAGCTTCAAGCGAACAGGGACACTCAAGAGGCATCAGAGGATCCACACCGGAGACAGACCCTACGAATGTACCGAGTGCGGCAAAAGTTTCAACCAGCAGTCGCATTTCCGAATGCACCAGAATATCCACACTGGCAACAGACCCTTCAAATGTACTTTATGTGGGAAGAGCTTCAACCAGAAGTCACATTTCCGAATGCACCAGAACACGCACAGCGGGGAGAGACCTTATCAATGTGGGGACTGTGGCAAGAGATTTGGCCAGAGGGGTCATCTTTTGAGGCACCAGAAACTGCATACTAGAGACAGCTCACAGCCCCAACTGCTGTGCATTCTTGGACGGGATGAAGAGATGGTTGCTGTGGACCTCTCAGCTTGA